The Mycolicibacterium doricum genome includes a region encoding these proteins:
- the ftsY gene encoding signal recognition particle-docking protein FtsY, translating into MTLDLSLAVWIAIAVIAVLLVVALVVGLIRYRHRRIRLSKADTATPIDRSGGYTASSGITFTQSSAATEAPPVGPKDRIDTSGLPAVGDDATIPRDAPKRPIADVRLPEPPTETVPPRAPEKPAPEPEPTPEPASEPEPTPEPEASAEVIAPTDGRLDRLRGRLAKSQNALGRSMLGLLGGGDLDEESWEEIEDTLLIADLGPVVTESVVGALRTRMASEAVRTEADARAVLRDVLVSELHPEMDRSIRALPHADKPSVLLVVGVNGTGKTTTVGKLARVLVADGRRVVLGAADTFRAAAADQLQTWASRVGAEVVRGPEGADPASVAFDAVSKGIANGADVVAIDTAGRLHTKTGLMDELGKVKRVVEKRAAVDEVLLVLDATIGQNSLPQARVFAEVVKITGVVLTKLDGTAKGGIVFRVQEELGVPVKLVGLGEGPDDLAPFEPGAFVDALLG; encoded by the coding sequence CGAAGGCCGACACTGCCACACCGATCGACCGCTCCGGCGGATACACGGCCAGTTCCGGGATCACGTTCACACAATCGTCAGCGGCGACGGAGGCGCCGCCGGTCGGCCCGAAGGACCGCATCGACACCAGCGGTCTGCCGGCGGTCGGCGACGACGCGACGATTCCGCGGGATGCGCCCAAGCGCCCGATCGCCGACGTGCGCCTGCCGGAGCCGCCCACCGAGACGGTCCCGCCGCGGGCACCGGAGAAGCCGGCGCCCGAACCGGAGCCGACACCCGAGCCAGCGTCCGAACCGGAGCCGACGCCCGAACCGGAGGCGTCCGCCGAGGTCATCGCCCCCACCGACGGGCGCCTCGATCGACTCCGAGGCCGGCTGGCGAAGTCGCAGAACGCGCTGGGCCGCAGCATGCTCGGCTTGCTCGGCGGTGGCGACCTCGACGAGGAGTCCTGGGAGGAGATCGAGGACACCCTGCTCATCGCCGACCTCGGTCCGGTCGTGACCGAGTCGGTGGTCGGTGCACTGCGCACCCGGATGGCCAGTGAGGCGGTGCGCACCGAGGCCGACGCCCGAGCGGTGCTGCGTGACGTATTGGTCTCCGAACTGCACCCCGAGATGGATCGCTCGATCCGCGCGCTGCCGCACGCCGACAAACCGTCGGTGCTGCTTGTCGTCGGCGTCAACGGCACCGGCAAGACGACCACGGTCGGCAAACTCGCGCGCGTCCTGGTCGCCGACGGACGCCGCGTCGTCCTCGGCGCCGCCGACACCTTCCGTGCCGCGGCGGCCGATCAGTTGCAGACATGGGCCTCGCGGGTCGGCGCCGAGGTGGTACGCGGACCGGAGGGCGCCGACCCCGCGTCGGTGGCCTTCGATGCGGTCTCCAAGGGCATCGCCAACGGCGCCGACGTCGTCGCCATCGACACCGCCGGGCGGTTGCACACCAAGACCGGCCTCATGGACGAACTGGGCAAGGTCAAACGGGTGGTCGAGAAGCGGGCCGCCGTGGACGAGGTCCTGCTGGTGCTCGACGCGACGATCGGCCAGAACAGCCTGCCGCAGGCGCGGGTCTTCGCCGAGGTGGTGAAGATCACCGGGGTGGTGCTGACCAAACTCGACGGCACCGCCAAGGGCGGCATCGTCTTCCGCGTACAGGAGGAGCTCGGCGTCCCGGTCAAGCTCGTCGGCCTCGGGGAGGGGCCCGACGATCTCGCGCCGTTCGAGCCCGGCGCATTCGTCGACGCACTGCTCGGCTGA
- a CDS encoding P-II family nitrogen regulator — MKLITAIVKPFTLEDVKTGLEQTGILGMTVSEVQGYGRQKGHTEVYRGAEYSVDFVPKVRVEVIVDDSAVDKVVDVIVQAARTGKIGDGKVWVSPVDTVVRVRTGERGADAL, encoded by the coding sequence ATGAAGCTGATCACTGCGATCGTCAAGCCGTTCACGCTCGAAGACGTCAAGACCGGGCTCGAGCAGACCGGCATCCTGGGGATGACTGTCAGCGAGGTCCAGGGTTACGGCCGCCAGAAGGGTCACACCGAGGTGTACCGCGGCGCCGAGTACTCCGTGGATTTCGTGCCGAAGGTGCGGGTCGAGGTGATCGTCGACGACTCCGCCGTCGACAAGGTCGTGGACGTCATCGTGCAGGCGGCCCGCACCGGCAAGATCGGTGACGGGAAGGTCTGGGTGAGCCCCGTCGACACCGTTGTGCGGGTGCGCACCGGCGAACGGGGGGCGGACGCCCTCTGA
- a CDS encoding ammonium transporter, which produces MVLALPDEAFAAFDSGDTAWVLVSAALVLLMTPALAFFYGGLSRQKSVLNMMMMSFGALGVVSVIYVLWGYSMSFSSAHTGESDILGIFDNPFSLFGLSPLLESREIGGEELYPIGGFGSVPAIVWVAFQLTFAVITVALISGAVAERMKFATWLTFGGIWATLVYFPLAHMVWGGGLLSGAENGFASWLFGYNAEEGAANTAPIDFAGGTVVHINAGMAALVLALLVGKRVGFGSTAFRPHNIPFVMLGAALLWFGWFGFNAGSEGAADVLAGLVWVNTTAATAAAMLAWLAVERIRDGHATGVGAASGIVTGLVAITPACGSLSPIGSLILGAVAGVLSALAIGLKYKFGYDDSLDVVGVHLVAGLWGTVGVGFLATETGLFYGGGIQQLVVQVVIALVAVVFTGVMTAIIAFIVKPLGWRITREDEDTGIDETEHAETAYELV; this is translated from the coding sequence GTGGTCTTAGCCTTACCCGACGAAGCGTTCGCCGCCTTCGACAGCGGCGACACCGCCTGGGTGCTGGTCAGCGCCGCCCTGGTGCTGTTGATGACACCCGCGCTCGCGTTCTTCTACGGCGGCCTGTCGCGCCAGAAGTCCGTCCTCAACATGATGATGATGTCCTTCGGGGCGCTGGGCGTCGTGAGTGTGATCTACGTGCTCTGGGGTTACTCGATGTCGTTCTCGTCGGCGCACACCGGTGAGAGCGACATCTTGGGCATCTTCGACAATCCGTTCTCCCTGTTCGGGTTGAGCCCGCTGCTGGAGTCGCGGGAGATCGGTGGTGAGGAGCTGTACCCGATCGGTGGGTTCGGATCGGTTCCGGCGATCGTCTGGGTCGCCTTCCAGTTGACCTTCGCCGTGATCACCGTAGCGCTGATCAGCGGTGCGGTGGCCGAGCGGATGAAGTTCGCGACCTGGCTGACGTTCGGCGGAATCTGGGCCACCCTGGTGTACTTTCCGCTGGCGCACATGGTTTGGGGTGGCGGGCTGCTCTCCGGCGCGGAGAATGGCTTCGCCTCGTGGCTGTTCGGCTACAACGCCGAAGAAGGAGCGGCCAACACCGCGCCGATCGACTTCGCCGGTGGCACGGTGGTCCACATCAACGCCGGTATGGCTGCCCTGGTGCTGGCCCTGCTGGTCGGTAAGCGCGTCGGATTCGGCAGCACCGCGTTCCGCCCGCACAACATCCCGTTCGTGATGCTCGGTGCCGCGTTGCTGTGGTTCGGCTGGTTCGGGTTCAATGCCGGATCCGAAGGCGCCGCCGATGTGCTTGCCGGTCTGGTCTGGGTGAACACGACCGCCGCCACCGCCGCCGCGATGCTGGCGTGGCTCGCAGTCGAACGGATTCGTGATGGCCACGCCACCGGCGTCGGCGCCGCCTCGGGCATCGTCACCGGCCTGGTCGCGATCACCCCGGCCTGCGGTTCGCTGTCCCCGATCGGATCGCTGATCCTCGGCGCCGTTGCGGGTGTCCTGTCGGCTCTGGCCATCGGCCTGAAGTACAAGTTCGGCTACGACGATTCACTCGACGTGGTCGGTGTGCACCTGGTCGCGGGCCTGTGGGGCACCGTGGGCGTCGGCTTCCTGGCCACCGAGACCGGGCTGTTCTACGGCGGTGGGATCCAGCAGCTTGTGGTGCAGGTCGTGATAGCTCTGGTAGCAGTGGTCTTTACGGGAGTGATGACTGCGATCATCGCTTTCATCGTCAAACCGCTGGGTTGGCGTATCACACGGGAAGACGAGGACACCGGTATCGATGAGACCGAGCACGCGGAAACAGCTTATGAACTCGTCTGA